Proteins from a single region of Runella sp. SP2:
- a CDS encoding AMP-binding protein, which translates to MKATNSPTPITTFVDNLYHWEKERPHQVYLRQPFGDSFRDYTWKEVGDQVRRVSAYLRSLNLPPQSNIGLVSKNCAEWIIADLAIMMTGHVSVPFYATLTADQLQQVLTHSGCSVLFVGKLDDWSGMKKGVSSAIKCISFPTYNPDSEHIQWNNILANHAPISDNPTPQPNELFSIIYTSGTTGNPKGVMVTHRAVSEAVGRTKDILRYDVPNPRFFSYLPLCHIAERNIIEATSLGTGGTVYFAESLDTFAKNLAAASPTHFLAVPRIWTKFQLGILAKMPQKKLDMLLKIPILSGIVKKKIRQGLGLNEAQLVLTGAAPMPISLIRWFRRLGVTIQEAYGMTENLGAVCMMPHDNPKDGSVGKIYPGMEVVIAEGTGEILTRSPWNMLGYYREPSLTADTIDSDGWIHTGDVGEVDEDGYLKITGRVKEMYKTSKGEYVAPSQIEFGFADNKMIEQICVVGQNLPQPIALVVLSEMAQKFDKDTINQSLNSTLSDLNPRLKTYERVQKIVIIKGTWTVDNNMLTPTMKTKRNVIEKNYAPMMEPWYETKESIIWES; encoded by the coding sequence ATGAAAGCCACCAACTCACCAACGCCAATCACTACCTTTGTTGACAATTTATACCATTGGGAAAAAGAACGTCCTCATCAAGTCTATCTTCGTCAGCCCTTTGGGGATAGTTTCAGAGATTATACATGGAAAGAAGTCGGTGACCAAGTGCGGCGGGTTTCGGCCTACCTGCGCTCGCTCAACCTACCGCCACAAAGCAACATCGGGCTGGTTTCCAAAAACTGTGCCGAATGGATTATTGCCGATTTGGCCATCATGATGACAGGCCACGTTTCGGTACCTTTTTATGCTACCCTCACCGCCGACCAGCTTCAGCAAGTGCTCACCCACAGTGGTTGCTCGGTTTTGTTTGTAGGTAAGCTCGACGATTGGTCAGGAATGAAAAAAGGAGTTTCTTCAGCGATTAAATGTATATCGTTTCCCACTTATAACCCTGATTCTGAACACATTCAGTGGAATAACATTTTGGCCAACCACGCCCCTATTTCCGACAATCCCACGCCTCAACCTAATGAATTGTTTTCAATCATTTATACTTCGGGGACTACAGGCAACCCCAAAGGAGTGATGGTGACGCACCGAGCGGTATCAGAGGCCGTTGGCCGAACTAAGGACATTCTTCGGTATGATGTACCTAATCCTCGTTTTTTTTCCTATTTACCTTTGTGTCACATTGCAGAGCGAAACATTATTGAAGCGACAAGTTTGGGTACAGGCGGAACGGTTTATTTTGCCGAATCGCTTGATACTTTTGCCAAAAACTTAGCAGCGGCGAGCCCGACCCATTTTTTGGCTGTACCTCGTATTTGGACCAAATTTCAGTTGGGTATTTTGGCCAAAATGCCGCAAAAGAAACTAGATATGCTGCTCAAAATCCCAATATTGAGTGGTATTGTCAAGAAAAAAATCAGGCAAGGGCTTGGGCTCAATGAAGCCCAATTGGTACTTACAGGCGCGGCACCAATGCCGATTTCCTTGATTCGTTGGTTTAGGCGTTTGGGAGTTACCATTCAGGAGGCCTACGGAATGACCGAAAACCTAGGGGCGGTGTGCATGATGCCTCACGACAACCCCAAAGATGGCAGTGTGGGTAAAATTTACCCAGGCATGGAGGTCGTCATTGCGGAAGGTACAGGCGAAATTCTAACTCGTTCGCCTTGGAATATGCTGGGTTATTACCGTGAACCATCCCTCACTGCCGACACCATCGACTCAGATGGATGGATTCACACAGGCGATGTAGGCGAAGTCGATGAAGATGGGTACCTCAAAATTACGGGTCGAGTCAAAGAAATGTACAAAACGTCGAAGGGAGAATATGTGGCACCATCACAGATAGAATTTGGCTTTGCGGACAACAAAATGATTGAGCAGATTTGTGTTGTAGGGCAAAATTTACCGCAGCCCATCGCCCTCGTTGTTTTATCAGAAATGGCCCAAAAATTTGACAAAGATACCATTAATCAAAGCCTAAATTCAACCCTTTCTGACCTTAACCCTCGCCTAAAAACATACGAAAGAGTGCAAAAAATAGTCATCATAAAGGGCACCTGGACGGTCGATAATAACATGCTTACCCCCACAATGAAGACAAAAAGAAACGTTATTGAAAAAAATTATGCCCCAATGATGGAACCTTGGTACGAAACCAAAGAAAGTATAATTTGGGAATCGTAA
- a CDS encoding zinc-dependent alcohol dehydrogenase family protein — MKRVVFQHFGKPADILHVEEVNPLTPGPDEVLIRVLASPINPSDIMFVQNLYGIRPQLPSGAGFEGVGMIEQAGANVKLSTGTRVSFTAIGAWSEYVLTNHRTLIPVPEAMSDEVAAQLFVNPFTAVAMVEESGVKAGEWLMITACASALGKMVIQICKMRGIKTIGTVRRNDLNEELRALGIDEIINTEEENVPKKVQQITNHEGVRAVLECVGGHTASEALKCMGRGGVMLVYGLMSLQDPNINFGLMIFRELVVKGFWLTDWMKRTEAATRHRVAGEVIELLATGKVQMPIEATYTLNEIAKAVTHAEAHGRWGKVLIKP, encoded by the coding sequence ATGAAACGAGTCGTATTCCAACATTTTGGAAAACCTGCCGACATTCTTCACGTAGAAGAAGTAAACCCACTCACTCCTGGACCCGACGAGGTACTGATTCGGGTATTGGCAAGCCCCATCAACCCTTCCGATATTATGTTTGTCCAAAACCTATACGGCATTCGGCCTCAGTTACCCTCAGGCGCAGGATTTGAGGGTGTTGGGATGATTGAACAAGCAGGAGCCAATGTGAAACTTAGCACTGGTACGCGCGTAAGTTTTACGGCGATTGGCGCGTGGAGCGAATACGTTTTAACTAACCACCGCACCCTTATTCCAGTGCCCGAAGCCATGTCGGACGAGGTGGCCGCCCAACTTTTTGTTAACCCATTCACGGCCGTTGCGATGGTGGAAGAATCGGGCGTAAAAGCGGGCGAATGGCTCATGATTACGGCCTGTGCTTCTGCATTGGGTAAAATGGTGATTCAAATTTGTAAAATGAGAGGCATCAAAACCATCGGAACGGTACGCCGCAATGACCTCAACGAAGAATTAAGAGCTCTTGGAATCGACGAAATTATCAATACTGAAGAAGAAAACGTTCCGAAAAAAGTCCAACAAATTACCAACCACGAAGGTGTACGCGCCGTATTGGAGTGTGTCGGTGGGCATACTGCCAGCGAAGCCCTCAAATGTATGGGCCGAGGGGGTGTTATGCTGGTGTATGGGTTGATGAGTTTGCAAGACCCGAATATCAATTTTGGGCTGATGATTTTCCGTGAGCTTGTGGTCAAAGGTTTTTGGCTAACCGACTGGATGAAGCGCACCGAAGCAGCCACTCGCCACCGCGTTGCTGGGGAAGTGATTGAGTTGCTTGCCACGGGGAAAGTACAGATGCCGATTGAAGCAACCTACACCTTAAACGAAATAGCCAAAGCCGTTACGCACGCCGAGGCGCACGGGCGTTGGGGGAAAGTGTTGATCAAGCCTTAA
- a CDS encoding 1-acyl-sn-glycerol-3-phosphate acyltransferase — MKLLYTVWCAFWLILIFLLLFPFMFICLQREAWKPYAHWLNRLWGKLFFPLAGIKIEVEYQFRPDPAQAYVFCANHFSYLDIAVMGVILENYFAFVGKHGVKNIPLFGYMFQKLHIQVNRENSQSRVGSLSRALKTLAKGRSIVIYPEGGIKTKKPPQMHSFVDGAFKMAIQQQVPVVPVTLLTNYKILPDETPIRLSRYPMKAIVHEPLVTVGLGQEDVMTLKNNCFEVIDRALRGVHKL, encoded by the coding sequence ATGAAGCTACTCTACACAGTTTGGTGTGCTTTTTGGCTCATTTTGATTTTTTTGTTGCTGTTTCCTTTCATGTTTATTTGTCTCCAACGGGAAGCGTGGAAACCGTACGCCCATTGGTTAAACCGATTGTGGGGCAAACTGTTTTTTCCCTTGGCGGGGATTAAAATTGAAGTAGAGTATCAATTTCGTCCCGACCCTGCACAAGCTTATGTGTTCTGTGCCAATCACTTTTCATACCTTGACATTGCGGTTATGGGGGTGATTCTTGAGAACTACTTTGCTTTTGTGGGCAAACATGGGGTTAAAAATATTCCGTTGTTTGGCTATATGTTTCAAAAACTTCACATTCAGGTCAATCGCGAAAACAGCCAAAGCCGCGTAGGGTCGTTAAGTCGGGCTCTAAAAACACTGGCCAAGGGGAGAAGCATTGTGATTTATCCTGAAGGGGGCATAAAAACAAAAAAGCCACCTCAGATGCACTCGTTTGTGGACGGGGCATTTAAGATGGCCATTCAGCAGCAAGTGCCAGTAGTACCTGTCACCTTGCTGACCAACTACAAAATCTTGCCTGATGAGACACCCATTCGGCTATCTCGTTATCCAATGAAAGCCATTGTACACGAGCCACTCGTGACAGTTGGGTTGGGGCAAGAAGACGTTATGACGCTCAAAAACAATTGCTTTGAGGTCATTGATAGAGCCTTACGTGGCGTTCACAAACTATAA
- a CDS encoding RNA polymerase sigma factor, which translates to MEKYQVSDSELVSLYIQGSEKAFEKLVQRHKSKIYTTIYLIVKDQYVAEDLMQDSFVKAVDTIKSGKYNDEGKFLPWILRIAHNLAIDHFRRDKRYPEVVFEDGSSVFNTLDFSEDSIESLQIRQETHEHLRELIQRLPDPQRQVLIMRHYEDMSFQEIADATGVSINTALGRMRYALINLRKQLSNRVPIYDTTVYPR; encoded by the coding sequence ATGGAAAAGTACCAAGTTAGCGACAGTGAGCTTGTTTCATTGTACATCCAAGGCAGCGAGAAAGCCTTCGAAAAACTTGTTCAGCGTCACAAGTCAAAGATTTACACCACTATTTATTTGATTGTTAAAGATCAGTACGTAGCTGAGGATTTGATGCAAGATAGCTTCGTTAAAGCTGTGGATACCATCAAGTCTGGTAAGTATAACGATGAGGGCAAGTTTTTGCCGTGGATATTGAGAATTGCTCACAATTTGGCTATTGACCATTTTCGGCGTGATAAACGTTACCCGGAAGTAGTGTTTGAAGATGGAAGCAGTGTGTTCAATACCTTAGACTTTTCGGAAGACTCAATCGAGTCGCTCCAAATTCGTCAAGAAACACACGAGCACCTTCGCGAACTCATTCAACGATTGCCCGATCCTCAGCGTCAGGTGCTTATTATGCGCCATTACGAAGACATGAGTTTTCAGGAAATCGCCGATGCCACAGGAGTGAGTATCAACACGGCTTTGGGGAGAATGCGTTACGCGCTGATTAATTTGCGAAAGCAACTCAGCAACCGCGTTCCTATATATGATACAACTGTTTACCCCAGATGA
- the hisA gene encoding 1-(5-phosphoribosyl)-5-[(5-phosphoribosylamino)methylideneamino]imidazole-4-carboxamide isomerase yields the protein MFHIIPAIDLIEGKCVRLTQGDYGQKTIYNENPLEVAKEFEDAGLTRLHLVDLDGAKAKKVVNWKVLERIATQTQLHIDFGGGVQSDDDLRIVFESGAKQVTGGSIAVKNPDLFETWLNQHGGDKMILGADARNERVAVSGWEEGTGLWVYDFVQQWVEKGAKYTISTDVAKDGLLQGPSFDLYKNLQEHCPDLHIIASGGVSNIGDIERLAEMNLFGVIVGKAIYEGRVTLSELTRWVA from the coding sequence ATGTTCCATATCATCCCTGCCATAGACCTCATTGAAGGCAAGTGTGTCCGCCTCACGCAAGGCGATTACGGTCAAAAAACCATTTACAACGAAAACCCGCTCGAAGTTGCCAAAGAGTTTGAAGATGCGGGCTTGACTCGCCTCCACTTGGTGGACTTGGACGGGGCCAAAGCAAAAAAAGTCGTCAACTGGAAAGTATTGGAGCGAATTGCCACCCAAACCCAGCTTCACATCGACTTCGGCGGTGGAGTACAATCTGACGACGACCTACGTATCGTTTTTGAATCGGGAGCAAAACAAGTAACGGGTGGAAGTATTGCCGTAAAAAATCCCGACTTATTTGAAACGTGGCTTAACCAACACGGCGGCGACAAAATGATTTTGGGCGCCGATGCCCGCAACGAACGCGTAGCCGTGAGCGGCTGGGAAGAAGGCACGGGTTTGTGGGTATATGATTTTGTGCAACAATGGGTAGAAAAAGGAGCCAAATACACCATCAGTACCGACGTCGCCAAAGATGGATTACTTCAAGGCCCTTCCTTTGATTTGTACAAAAACCTTCAAGAGCACTGTCCCGACCTACATATTATAGCCAGCGGGGGGGTAAGCAACATCGGCGACATTGAGCGTTTGGCTGAAATGAATCTTTTTGGCGTGATTGTCGGGAAAGCGATTTATGAAGGCAGAGTTACCTTGTCCGAATTAACGCGCTGGGTAGCTTAG
- a CDS encoding endonuclease MutS2, with amino-acid sequence MLYPQDLEQKLGFDRIREHLRELCLSPLGQAFVQKIRFSDNFAVIDKLTRQTAEMKAIMEETSGEFPAQNYLDVTTALEKIRIEGMLLSLEEFYDLKLSLRTIRQVLKFLADQEDDRFPFLRELAGNVKVEKSVSDSIDRIIDDRGLVRDNASPELADIRRRLISEAATVRKKLESILKHAKNSGWVNDDVSFTVRNGRMVIPISAEHKRKLKGFVHDESATGQTLFMEPAEVLDANNEIRELEYAERREVNRILIQLANQIRPHLIDLQRAYQFLGMVDFIRAKAKLASLLDASQPTFVNQPMIDWRQARHPLLYLSFQQQGRKVVPLTIQLSQQQRILVVSGPNAGGKSVSLKTIGLVQYMFQCGLLVPMREDSKIGLFQNLFIDIGDEQSLDNDLSTYSSHLTNMKYFLNFSQKKTLFLIDEFGTGTEPSLGGAIAEAILEDLTKSGAYGVINTHYTNLKTYADKTQGLVNGAMRYDGEHLEPLYELEIGKPGSSFAFEIASKIGLPKAVVQRAKGKLGSQQVNFEKLIKELEIEKKVFSEKNIEVGIKERKLAQQLVETTALQLRLDNDQKKILNDAKQKAKQLLADTNQRIENTIREIKENKAEREPTKQVRQELEKFEEKELVLQPVNEPEKEEFLPEKGEITVGSFVRIKGQTTVGEVLAMKGKDAEIRIGDLKSNVKLNRLEKVSKKAFKEATGEKSAGIRLGGIDMNEKMLNFSFNLDIRGKRGEEAMIELDELINNAIMLGYDELRIVHGKGDGILRQLVRNHLKTFKQVGKMTDEHPDRGGAGVTIVQMK; translated from the coding sequence ATGTTATACCCGCAAGATTTAGAACAAAAATTAGGTTTTGACCGTATCCGCGAGCACTTGAGAGAGCTTTGCTTGAGTCCGCTTGGACAAGCATTTGTGCAGAAGATTCGCTTTTCGGACAATTTTGCCGTCATTGATAAACTTACCCGCCAAACCGCCGAAATGAAGGCGATTATGGAGGAAACCTCGGGCGAGTTTCCTGCCCAAAATTACTTGGATGTGACGACTGCCCTCGAAAAAATTCGCATCGAAGGCATGTTGCTCTCGTTGGAGGAGTTTTATGACCTGAAACTATCGCTTCGTACGATTCGTCAGGTACTGAAATTTTTGGCCGACCAAGAGGATGACCGCTTTCCGTTTTTACGGGAGTTGGCAGGGAATGTGAAGGTAGAGAAATCGGTCAGTGATTCTATCGACCGCATTATTGATGACCGTGGTTTGGTACGCGACAACGCTTCGCCTGAGTTGGCGGACATTCGGCGACGGCTGATTTCTGAGGCGGCGACGGTGCGTAAAAAATTGGAATCTATCCTAAAACACGCCAAAAATAGTGGCTGGGTCAACGATGACGTGTCTTTTACGGTGCGTAATGGCCGCATGGTGATTCCGATTTCGGCCGAGCACAAGCGTAAATTAAAAGGGTTTGTCCACGACGAATCAGCGACGGGACAAACGCTCTTTATGGAGCCCGCCGAAGTACTGGATGCCAATAACGAAATTCGTGAATTGGAATACGCCGAACGCCGCGAAGTGAATCGTATTTTGATTCAGTTGGCCAACCAAATTCGTCCGCACTTGATCGATTTGCAGCGGGCGTATCAGTTTTTGGGGATGGTTGATTTCATTCGTGCCAAGGCAAAACTAGCGTCATTGTTGGATGCTTCGCAGCCTACGTTTGTGAATCAGCCCATGATTGACTGGCGGCAAGCGCGGCATCCGTTGTTGTATTTGTCTTTCCAACAGCAAGGCCGAAAGGTGGTGCCGTTGACCATTCAATTGTCGCAACAGCAACGGATTTTGGTCGTTTCGGGTCCCAACGCAGGTGGAAAATCGGTCTCACTCAAGACCATTGGCTTAGTACAATATATGTTTCAATGTGGGCTGTTGGTGCCCATGCGAGAAGATTCTAAAATAGGACTTTTTCAGAATTTGTTTATTGATATTGGCGATGAGCAAAGTCTTGATAATGACTTGAGTACGTACAGTAGCCACCTCACAAACATGAAGTACTTCTTGAACTTTAGTCAGAAGAAAACCTTGTTTTTGATTGATGAATTTGGAACGGGAACCGAGCCAAGTTTAGGGGGAGCGATTGCCGAAGCGATTTTGGAAGATTTGACCAAATCGGGAGCGTATGGAGTTATCAATACGCATTACACTAACCTCAAAACCTACGCCGATAAAACGCAGGGGCTGGTCAATGGTGCGATGCGTTACGATGGGGAACATTTGGAGCCACTATATGAACTTGAAATTGGAAAACCAGGGAGTTCGTTTGCCTTTGAAATTGCCTCAAAAATTGGATTACCTAAGGCTGTCGTGCAGCGGGCAAAAGGGAAGTTAGGTTCTCAACAGGTCAACTTTGAGAAGTTGATAAAAGAATTGGAAATTGAGAAAAAGGTCTTCTCGGAGAAAAATATTGAGGTGGGTATTAAGGAGCGAAAATTGGCTCAGCAATTGGTCGAGACGACGGCATTGCAATTGCGCTTAGACAATGACCAAAAGAAAATTCTGAACGACGCCAAGCAAAAAGCGAAGCAATTGTTGGCCGATACTAACCAACGAATTGAGAATACCATTCGCGAAATCAAAGAAAATAAAGCCGAGCGCGAACCTACCAAGCAAGTCCGCCAAGAATTAGAAAAATTTGAGGAGAAGGAACTGGTTCTTCAGCCCGTCAATGAGCCCGAAAAAGAGGAGTTTTTGCCCGAAAAAGGAGAAATTACAGTTGGAAGTTTTGTGAGAATCAAAGGCCAAACGACGGTAGGAGAGGTGTTGGCGATGAAAGGGAAAGATGCCGAAATTCGGATTGGCGACTTAAAATCGAACGTGAAATTGAACCGTTTGGAAAAGGTGTCAAAGAAGGCATTTAAGGAAGCTACGGGCGAAAAAAGCGCGGGAATCCGCCTCGGAGGAATTGACATGAACGAGAAAATGCTCAATTTTAGTTTTAACCTTGACATTCGAGGAAAACGCGGAGAAGAGGCGATGATTGAGCTTGATGAACTTATCAACAATGCCATCATGCTGGGCTACGACGAATTGCGAATTGTGCACGGAAAAGGTGATGGTATTTTGCGGCAATTGGTTCGGAATCACCTCAAAACGTTCAAGCAAGTAGGAAAAATGACCGACGAACACCCCGACCGTGGCGGAGCGGGAGTGACGATTGTTCAGATGAAGTAA